The following nucleotide sequence is from Halomonas chromatireducens.
GCGTGTCGGCGGCAAAGCCGATGTGGTAGTACTGCTTGAGAATCAGGTTGTCGCCGTCCAGCGAGGCATTGAACTCGGGGAACTGCTTCAGGGAGGCGACTGCGGCCTTGATCATGAAAGCCAGCATGCTGACCTTGATGCCGGCCTTCTCGTTGGCCTTGTTGAACTGTACCCGGAAGGCCTCCAGGTCGGTGATGTCGGCCTCGTCGTGGTTGGTGACGTGGGGAATCTGCACCCAGTTGCGATGCAGGTTGGCGCCGGAGATCTTCTTGATGCGCGACAGCGGCTGGGTCTCTACCGGGCCGAACTTGCTGAAGTCCACCTTGGGCCAGGGCAGCAGATCCAGGCCACCGCCAGCGGTTGGAGCGCCAGTTGAAGCGCTAGCCGCCGCCGGGGCGCCACCCTTGGCGAAGCTGCGTATGTCCTCCTGGGTGACCCTGCCCTTGAGGCCGGTGGGTGGCACTCGGGTCAGGTCCCCCTCCAGTTCGCGAGCCAGCCGGCGAGCCGAGGGGCTGGCGTGAACACGGCTGAAGTCCGCGATTTGGCCGGGCGACGGCGCGGCCGTCGGTGGGCTGGAGGGGGTAGCCCCCGGTGGCGGTGTCTTCGTCTCTTCCGCATCGGGGGAGGGGGAAGGGGCGGCAGGGGACGCCGCTTCGCCGTCCGCCTCCAGCGTCAGGATCGTCGACCCTTCGGAGACCGAGTCACCGAGCTTGACCTTGACCTCCTTGACAGTGCCTGCCTTAGGGGCGGGCACGTCCATTGAGGCCTTGTCGGACTCCACGGTGATCAGCGGGTCCTCGGCCTGGATACTGTCGCCGGCCTGGACGTGGATTTGGATGATCGGCACATCGGCGAAGTCGCCGATGTCGGGTACCTTGATGTCTTGGATAGCCACGTTGCTTCTCCTCCGGCTCAGGCGTACAGGGGGTTGGGCTTTTCGGGGTCGATGCCATATTTGACGATGGCGTCCCGCACCTTGCCGCTCTTGAGCTTGCCCTCGTCGACCAGGGCCTGGAGCGCGGCCAGGGTGACGTAATGACGATCCACCTCGAAGTGGCGGCGCAGGGCCTCGCGGCTGTCGGAGCGACCGAAGCCGTCGGTGCCCAGTACCTCGTAACGCCGCGGCACGAAAGGTCGAATCTGCTCGGCAAACATCCGGATGTAATCGGTGGAGGCGATTACCGGTCCTTCGGTGCCCTCCAGGCACGATTCCACATGGCTCTTGCGCGAACGCTTACCGGGATGCAGCCGGTTCCAGCGCTTGACGGCGTGGCCGTCGCGGGCCAGTTCATTGAAGCTCGGGCAACTCCAGACGTCGGCCGCCACTCCCCAGTCGTCGCGCAGCAGGTCCACCGCGGCAATCACTTCGTTGAGGATGCTGCCGCAACCCAGCAGCTGTACCCGCGGTGACTTGGCCTTGCCCTTGGCCTTGCTGAGGGAGTACATGCCCTTGATGATGCCTTCCTCGGCACCTTCGGGCAGCGCCGGGTGATGGTAGTTTTCGTTCAGGGTCGTGATGTAATAGAAGACGTTCTCCTGATCCTCGTACATGCGCTTCAGACCATCGCGCACGATCACCGCCACCTCGTAGTGGAAGGTGGGGTCATAGGCGATGCAGTTGGGGATGAACTGGGCAAACAGCTGGCTGTGTCCGTCCTGGTGCTGCAGGCCCTCGCCGTTCAGGGTGGTGCGCCCCGAGGTGCCACCGATCAAAAAACCCCGCGCAAGCATGTCGCCGGCCGCCCAGGCCAGGTCGCCGATGCGCTGGAAGCCGAACATGGAGTAGTAGACGTAGAACGGGATCATGGTGACCCCGTGATTGCTGTACGAGGTGGCCACGGCGATCCACGACGACATGGCGCCGTCCTCGTTGATCCCTTCCTGCAGGATCTGGCCTTTCTGGTCTTCCCGGTAGGGCATGATCTCCTCGGCGTCCATGGGCACGTACTTCTGCCCTTCGGGCGCGTAGATACCGATCTGCCGGAACATGCCCTCCATGCCGAAGGTGCGCGACTCGTCGGCGACGATCGGGGTCAGCCGTGGCCCCAGGGTCTTGTCCCGGGCCAGGGATATCATGATGCGTACCACGGCCATGGTGGTGGACATGGTGCGCTCACCGGTGTCCGCCAGCACCTGCTTGAACATGTCCAGTGGGGGGGCCTTGAGCACATCGCCGTTGCGCTGTCGCTGGGGTAGGTAGCCGCCCAGCGCCTTGCGTTGTCCATGCAGGAACTGCATCTCGGCGCTGTCCTCGGGGGGCTTGAAGAAGGCCGCCTTGGTAACCTGTTCGTCGCTGAAGGGCAGGTCGAAGCGCTGGTGAAAGTGCCTGAGGTGATCCTCGCCCAGTTTCTTCTTCTGGTGCGTGATGTTCTGGCCTTCGCCACCCTCGCCCATGCCGTAGCCCTTGACGGTCTTCATCAGTAGCACCGAGGGCTTGTCCGTGGTGTTGACCGCCGCGTGATAGGCCGCGTACACCTTCTGCGGGTCGTGGCCACCGCGGATCAGCTTGTAGTAGATATCGTCGTCCGACATGTGGGCGACCATTTCCTTGAGCTCCGGGTACTTGCCGAAGAAGTGCTCGCGGATGAAACCGCCGCCCTTGACCTTGAAGTTCTGATACTCGCCGTCGACACACTCTTCCATGCGCTTGCGCAACAGCCCCTTGGTGTCCTTGGCCAGCAGCTCGTCCCAGCCCGACCCCCACAGGCACTTGATGACGTTCCAGCCTGCGCCCCGGAAGTTGCCTTCCAGTTCCTGGACGATCTTGCTGTTGCCTCGCACCGGCCCGTCCAGACGCTGCAGGTTGCAGTTGATCACGAAGATCAGGTTGTCCAGCTTCTCCCGGTGGGCCAGGGAGATGGCCCCCTGGGACTGGGGTTCGTCCATCTCACCGTCGCCCAGGAAGGCCCAGACCTTGCGCCCCTCGGTGTCGGCCAGACCCCGGTTGTGGAGGTACTTCATGAACCGTGCCTGATAGATCGCCATGATCGGCCCCAGGCCCATGGACACGGTGGAGACCTGCCAGAAGTCCGGCATCAAATACGGGTGGGGATAGGAGGAGATCCCCTTGCCGTCCACTTCCAGGCGGAATTTTTCCAGCTGCTCCTCGGTGAGCCGGCCTTCCAGAAACGCCCGCGCGTAAATCCCCGGGGCACAATGGCCCTGCACGTAGATGATATCCCCCCCGTGGCTCTCGTTGGGGGCCTGCCAGAAATGGTTGAAGCCCACTTCGTACATCACCGCCGAGGACTGGTAGCTGGCGATGTGCCCGCCGGGCTCGGCGGGTTTCTTGTTGGCGCGTACCACCATGGCCATGGCGTTCCAGCGTAGATAGGCTATCAGTCGCTGCAGCAGTGCCTCGTCGCCGGGCAGCTTGGCCTCCTTGTGGGGCGGGATGGTGTTCACGTAGGGCGTGCGAGTGGTGTCCGGCGCCTCGGCGCCGGTCCGGTAGGCTTCTTCCACCGCCTTGTGCAGCAGATAGGTAGCCCGCTCAGGGCCTACCCGCTCCACCACCACGTCGACGGCTTCCTGCCATTCCCGGGTTTCCTGTGGATCGAAGTCATCGTAATTTTCGAAGGCCATGGATCGTCTCCGTTGGTTGGACCGGCATTGTTCTAGTTATTGATGGGTCTGTGCTTCAACGACGGCGAAGGCGCTCATGTTGGCGATACCCCGTGCGGTGACCGTGCGGTTGAGCACATGTACCGGCTTGGCGGCCCCCAGCAAGATGGGGCCCACAGAGACGCCGTTGCCCAGCACCTTCAAGGCGGTAAAGGCGATGTTCGCCGCGTCCAGGTTGGGCATGATCAACAGGTTGGCCTCGCCATCGAGCAGCGAATCAGGCAGGATGCGCCCGCGAACGCCGGTGGACAGCGCCGAATCGGCTTGCATTTCGCCGTCCACCATTAGATCCGGTGCGCGTTCTCGGATCAGCGCCAGTGCCTGGCGCATCTTTACGGCGCTGTCGAAGTCGGAACTGCCGAAATTCGAGTGGGAGACCAGGGCCGCCCGGGGCGTGATGCCGAAGCGGCGAATCTGCTCCGCGGCCAGCAGGGTGATCTCGGCGATTTGGTTGGCATCGGGGTTGTAGTTGACGAAGGGATCGGCAATGAACAGGGTGGTACGTTCGAGGATCAGTAGTTGCAGGGAGGCAGGCGTGCTGACGCCATCGCGCAGACCGATGACGTCCAGCACCAGGTCCAGGTGCTCGTGGTAAGTTCCCACCGGGCCGGCAATCATGGCGTCCACATCGCCCCGACGCAGCAGCAGTGAGGCCAGGATGGTGGCCCGGCTGCGTACTCGCTTTTCAGCGGCCTCAGGATGGACACCGCGTCGCCCCATCAGCTTGTGGTAGTCGCTGGCCAGTTCGGTGCAGTCGGGAGACTCCTGCGCGTCAATCAGCTCGAAATCGACACCGGGCTTCACCGGCAGGCCCAATTCCTCGATGCGGGCCTCAATGACCGCACGGCGGCCGATCAGCACGGGCTTGGCGTAGTGCTGGCTGACACAGACCTCCATGGCGCGGAGCACGCGCTCGTCCTCGCCTTCAGCGTAGAGCAAGCGGAGAGGATTTTGTCTCGCTCGCTCGAACACGGGCTCCATCACATTGCCGGAGCGGTATACCAGTCGTGACAGCGTGCGGGCGTACTCATCGAGGTCCGCGATGGGTCGAGCGGCCACCCCGCTCTCCATGGCGGCCTTGGCCACTGCCGGCGGGATGGTGTCGATCAGGCGCGGGGCGAAGGGTTTGGGCAGAATGTACTCCGGGCCGAAGGTCATCGCCTGTCCACCATAAGCCACCGCCACCGTTTCCGGCACCGTAGTGGTCGCCATATCGGCGATGGCCTTGACGGTGGCCAGTTTCATCTCCTCGTTGATGGTGGTGGCGCCGCAGTCCAGGGCGCCCCGGAAGATGAACGGGAAGCACAGGACGTTATTGACCTGATTGGGGTAGTCAGAACGACCGGTGGCGATCACCGCATCCGGGCGAACCGCTTTAGCATCCTCCGGCATGATTTCCGGGGTAGGGTTGGCCATGGCCAGGATCAAGGGCCGGTCGGCCATGGTCGCCACCATCTCCGGTTTGAGAGCCCCTCCGGCCGAGAGACCGAAGAAGACGTCGGCCCCCTTCATGGCATCGGCTAGGGTTCGGGCCTCGGTCCGGGTCGCGTAGCGCGCCTTGTAGGTATCCATCTCCTCGGTACGATCGGTATGGATCACGCCACTGCGGTCGCAAACCAGGATATTCTCCTTGCGTACCCCCAGGGCCACCGCCAGATCCAGACAGGCCAGGGCTGCGGAGCCCGCGCCGTTGCACACAAGGCGGATGTCGGCGAGCTCCTTGCCCACCACCCGCAGGCCATTGAGCAGGGCGGCTCCCGTGACGATGGCGGTACCGTGCTGGTCGTCGTGGAACACCGGAATCTTCATTCGCTCGCGCAGGCGCCGCTCGATCTCGAAGCATTCAGGTGCCTTGATGTCTTCCAGGTTGATGCCGCCGAAGGTGGCCTCCAGACCAGCGATGATCTCGATCAGCTTGTCCGGGTCACGCTCCTCGATCTCGATGTCGAACACGTCCACGTCAGCGAATTTCTTGAAGAGCACGGCCTTGCCTTCCATCACCGGCTTGGAGGCCAGGGCGCCGATGGCACCCAGCCCCAGCACCGCCGTGCCGTTGCTGACCACGGCCACCAGATTGGCGCGGGCGGTGTACTCGGCCGCCATCAGGGGGTCGCGTTCGATCTCCTCGCAGGCCGCGGCCACCCCGGGCGAATAGGCCAGCGACAGGTCCCGCTGGCTGGCCATGGGCTTGATCGCCTGGATCGCCAGCTTGCCGGGGCGGGGGAATCGGTGGTAGTTCAAGGCGCTGTCACGCAAATCGTCTGCCATGTGTTGTACCTCGCTGGCGTTTGCTCGCGGCAACCACGGCGTCGAAGACCGCTTTGCCGATTATTTTTTGTTTGAACTGCTGCCAGACCGACCTCACTGGCCGAGCCACGTTTCCTTGTCCGCTGGACTCCTCTGCACGATGGGCCTATAGGCAATATAGGCAACATGGGCAATTTAGGGATAAACTCCCTAATTCACCGGGTTGAGGCAGAAAAGAGGAGGCGAGCAGTACTCTCGTAGAATCAAGAAGTTCCTGTCAGAACACGATTCAAGAGGACTGCTCGCCATGGTTGCGTATCAGGTGGGCTCGTGGCCATCGCCGAGACGCGTGCTGCTGGTGGTGAATGAACGTTCCGATGATCTGCTGCTGCATGCCTTCTTCCTGGTCACCAACCTCGGCAAGTTCGACTGGCCGCCGCAGAAGGTCCTGGCGCTGTATCGCAAGCGCGGCAGTGCCGAGGCGCATATGGGCGAATTTAAGTCGGCTCTCGACGTGCATCTCTCCTCGACTGATCGCGGCGGCTCCACTGTCCAGGACGTGATGGCGTGGATAAGTTACCCGGTGATTAAGCGACTCGGTGCTGTTGAAGTGGATCGGCGCCGGCAACCCCTCGGTTCAACCCCCTGATTGGGCACTCTGATAAACGAAGGGGGTTAACGGGTGGACGATCTACGCCTACCCGTTGTTCCTTGACCAGGTTGAATCTCTCACTGACAAGGTGGAGCGGCTCGAATTGAAAGATCCAGCCGGCTACCGTAGCAAGTCGCCTACAAAGCGCCTGGCTGCCATCGTCAAGCTGGCTTTGAACGACATTTCCCAGGACCCTTCACTCCCCCAGTATCGGCAAGGCTACACCCTTGAAGAGGAACACTCCCACTGGCACAGAGCCAGGCTCTACGCTCCACGTTTTAGATGACGTCATCATATGGATCGTAGAGATAGTGGGGCAGACAAAATGGCGGAATTTCGTGATTAGCCAAGGTTGGATTTTGAGGAAGGCTCCCGCGAAGCGCCAAGGTGGCGACAAACGAGAGTGGCAGGAAAGCCATGCTTAAGCTTTACCTGCAGCGCCTCAGCTGTCACGAAGCCGGGAGGGCGTGTCCTTCGGCCCAAGTGAGCGGTTTCCCTCGGGCGCGCCGACGCCGAATAGCTCTTGGCGAATGATGCCCATATATGGCGGACTCACACCTTACCGGCTGAGCCTGTCGAGACCTGATAGTGGAAGGTCGGCACGGATGATCTCCTTTTTCCTGGCGGAGCACCGCCCAGTCATCCAAGTAAAACATGCTCAAGGTCTGGGGGTAACAGATCGATAACCGTTCTCATGGGTGAGGTGAGATAGCATTCGTAAGTTGGCGCAAGGTCTCGGTAAGCCCTAGCAAGGTTAGCGGTCTCGGTAGGGGCTGCGACCTCCGATGAGCCCTTGCAAGTGCGGTTTCATGCTGGATGTCACGGTAAAACGGGACCGGGTGCCGTGACACGGGTGCAATCTGGGCTCGCAGGTCGCACCTCTAACTAATGTCTCAGTTTTGACGCTGAGTGTTATAGTAGGGAAAGGGTTTCGATGTTTTTCAGTAGGATAACGGCTGTCCTTCACCTATTATCATCGCGACTAGGATTCGAACTTAACGACTAGTTTCATTAGGGGGAATGCCATGTCATGGAGAACCATTAGGAACTGTGGAAAGGTAAAGACATTTCACAAGAAGATTCCGCTAAAAACTGGGAAGATCAAGACAGGAGAGCTGCTTGATGAGGTCGCGCAAGAGTTTGCTAAGGTCTCGACTCAAGTATTTGATACTATAGGTGACTTCGTGTTTTCCTACGGGGAGCGGCAGCTAAGCTCAATATTCTTGCCAGCATTCTACAATCTGGGGTTCGGTGCGATGCAGGAGGTGCCCACGCGGCGGAAAGAACTTGGTGAGTCGTGCTCAGCGGGCTGGCTTGATTACTGGGTGCAGAAGGAAGATCGTTGGGTTTATCTGATAGAGGCAAAGCATAGTTGGCAGTTGTTCGAAGGGAGCGTTACGCAGGACGCACACGCAAAAATAAACGCATCGGTAGAGCAGCTCAATAGGATCAACGGTGAAGAGTTGGAAAACCTTTCTTTTGTGGATAGCACCTATAAGATATCAATGGTCGTGCTGCCGATATACAGGAACCTTCTGAAAGGCGTTGCTGCGCAGGAAGGTGATGAATGTCCAGTCAGTGCAGCCGATATGGATAGATTTGTAGGTGCGGCTGCTCGCAGTCTTCCTAGCTGCGTTTCCTGGGTGGGGGCGTGGGTGCTACCCGATCGAATGCAGTATGCGTTCAGCGGCAATTCTTTTTCTGGCCTTCGAACATTTCCTGGTGTCCTTTTCCTGGTTTCGGTAGTGGCAGATTGAGAGGAAAAAGGAACGAAAGAACAGGACAGCCATGTTATCAAGACTGAATATGGGCAGCCGTGTCTTAGTGCCCATGGTTCTAGCGTGGCGCTGGATCCGACCGTGAAAAGCGCTGAGCGCTTTCCCCGGCGGCTTAGCTCTGCGTTATATTTCATGCCCCCACGAAATAGTTAAAAGGCAATGCCGCGACGAGTGCGTGATTGCAACATTGGCCTTAATCCAAACGACGCTTGTGGTGGCAATTTTCTGTTTTCTACGAGAGATAGCTTGATTGAGCACTGAAACCTTCAGCTGGAGACAGGACTAACTGAGGTGTTATGGCACTCACACAGATGCAGATCATTCAGTCGTTGGGTGAGGCGATGGCATGGTTTGAACGCGAACTCAACTGGGGCGTGCCGCCGACCGAACTGCGCCATCTCTGTGGCCGGATCGGGGAGCTTTACGCGGCGCTCATCACCAATGGGCAGATGGCTACCGAGGTCAACCAGCAGGGTTACGATGTCGTCAGCGGAGAGGGTGAACGGATATCCGTCAAGACTACGGCGAGGATGGGTTCGGGGGGGCACGTCACGTTTAACGCTAACTCCCTTTCATTCGTCGACAGGGTGATCATTCTTCGTATAAATACCGACGAAATGCAGATCGAGACGCTGTTGAACGCGCCTGTGCAGGAGGCAATAAGCTACATGCCAGAAGCACGAGGTGGAAAGCAGCATTTGCCTCTCAGGCGTCTTGCTCGGAAGGAGCGGCCGCGAAATGCACTCAAGGTACTGCGCGAGGTTGGGTTCGAGGGTTACATGGTCAGAGAGCTGGAGAACGGCAGCATCGAGGTGGAGCAGGATGGCGTGCTTCTGGTTCCGGCAAAACCGGTGCTTCGGGAGTTGGCCAGGAGGCTCAACCTCAGTCTGCTGAACGGCAATGGAAATCCCCTGAATACACGGCAGCTTGGTAGCTTCATCATCAAGAATCTGAGCGAGACGTGAGCGCGTTATGAGCCTGCTGGAGAACGGTGACAGGCTGATATCCAGTTAGAAAAGGCTTTTTATCAGTGGCGAGTGGTCCTCATGAATCCTGTTCCTGCTGGAACAGTGGATTCACGAGAACCACTCGCCATTTTCTTTTTCAGGCCTGCTCACGCTTATGCTGACAGCGTCCGCCGGCCCAGGTCTCCAGTATGCTGCGGTCGTCGCCCAACATCATCAGGGCAAAGAGTCGCTCGCCGAGGGTGCGGCAGCGGGCATGGCGCCTGGCCAGCAGCGGTGTGGCATCGGGGTCGAGCACCACAAAGTCGGCCTCCATGCCGGTTGCCAGGCGACCGATGTTCTCATCCAGCGAGAGGGCCTTGGCGTTGCCCAGGGTCAGGCCGTAGAGGCCCTGCCAGGCGGTCAGGGGCTGGCCGCGCAGCTGGCCGACCTGATAGGCGGCCTTGAGGGTGGCCAGGCCGGAGAGGTCGGTGCCGCCGCCGACATCGCTGGCATAGGTAACGTTGAGCCCGATGTCGGATGCCGCCTGGCGGTCGAACAGGCCGCTGCCCAGGAACAGGTTTGAGCTTGGGCAGAAGGCCAGGTTGGCGCCGCGATCAGCGAGACGCTGGCGCATCTCCTGGTCGAGGTGAATGCCATGGGCGAAGGTGCTGCGCGGCCCGACCAGGCCGGACTGCTCGTAGACCTCGAGGTAGTCGCGGCTCTCCGGGAACAGCTCGGCGACCCAGTCCAGCTCGCCGGTGTTTTCGGAAAGGTGGGTCTGCAGCCACAGGCTGGGGTCGTTGCGCAGCATGCCGCCGGTGGCGTCCAGCTGCTCCCGGGTCGAGGTGGGGGCAAAGCGGGGCGTCAGGCTGTAGCCGAGCCGGCGCGTGCCGTGCCAGTCGCTGATCAGCCGCTCGGCGTCGCGTACGCCGCCCTGGGTGTCGTCGCAGAGCGCTTCGGGGGCGTGACGATTCATGTGTACCTTGCCGGCCAGCATGCGCAGGTCGCGCTTGCTGCTGGCGGTGAAGAAGGCGTCCACCGAATCGGGGTGGCTGGAGCAGAACACCTGGGCGGTGGTGGTGCCGACTCGCAGCACCTCGTCGAGAAAGGCATTGGAGAGCGCCAGTGCATGATCGTACTGGGCGAAGCGACACTCTTCGGGGAAGGTGTAGTCGTTGAGCCAGTCGAGCAGCTGGCGCCCGTAGGAGGCCATGATCTCGAGCTGCACGTAATGCACGTGGCTGTCGATGAAGCCGGGCATCAGTAGCTTGCCGCGATGGTCGATCACCTCGATGCCCGGCGGCAGGTCCGCTTCGAGGCGTGCAAATTCATCGATGGCGTGTATGCGGCCATCCTCGATCCACAGGGCGCCGTCCTCGATATGGCGAACACTGCCCTCGGCGGGGGTGTCGCCCTCGCCGGGGTCGGCATCGAAGCTCAGCAGTTCGGCGCGTATTATGCGCGAGTCGTTTGTCGTCATGATAGGGGCTCGTTCGTTTCTGCTATCGGGCTGATCCGGCGGCAAACCTGCGAGGAGGCGCTGTGAATCCTTCCCTGGACGCTACATTCTTCATCCCTGAAGAATGACCTCCTCTTCGGCCAGCCCCCGGCGCCCTTCGTAATCGTTGGGCGGCTGTCATTGGGTATTGAGCATGGCTATTAAGCGTTCTGGCCAAACAGAGCACGCAGTTCAGCCGGGTCGAGGCCGCGTTGGTCGGCGCGTTCGGCGTTGCCCACCAGAGGCAGCAGCTCGGCCAGGGTCGCCAGCGCAATGGCGTAGGGCGTCTTGTCGCCGCCGGTGCCACCGGAAGCCGTGCCGATGGGGCAGCGCACGCTGCCCAAGGCCGCCTCGTCGTGCCCCGCGTCGGTGAGCCGCGAGCGGAAGCTCGCCCACTTGCTCTTCGAGCCGATCAGGCCGATTGACGCCATGTCGCCGCGCTGTAGCAGGGCGTCGACCAGCTCGCGATCCTCGGCGTGATCATGGGTCAGCACCAGCGCGTGGCTGCCAGCCGGCAGGGCGGCCACGGAGGCCCGCGGATCGGCCGCGTGGCGACATGCCAGGCGCGGCTGCGCCTCGGCCCAGTCAGGGAAGACGCCGTCGCGGCTGTCGTGCCACAGCACGCGCCAGGGCAGCGGGGCGGCCAGGCGCACCAGCTCGGTGCCGACATGGCCGGCGCCGAAGATGGCCAGCGTCGCCGCACTGCCGGGGAAGATCTCCAGCAGCACGTTGACGAAGCCGCCACAGCACTGGCCGCTGCGGCCGCCCAGGGCGAAGGCCTCGAGGCTCATGCCGCTCTCGCCGCGTGCCAGTTTTTCCCGGGCCGCGTCGATCACCTGGAACTCGAAGGTGCCGCCGCCGAGGGTGTCATGCACGACATCCTCGGCGATCACCATGCGCGCGCCGGGTTCACGCGGGGTCGACCCGGCGCTGGTCACCACGGTGGCCAGGGCATGGGGCAGACCGTCCCGCTGCAATCGGTGCAGGGCCTCATGCCAGCTTGCGGGACGCCGGGCGGTCATCACTTGGCACCCTTTTCCAGCGGCCAGGGATTGTACCTGGCGCGCAGGGTCTCGGCGGCCATCAGTACCCGTTCCGGCGTGGCCGGGGTGTCGAGGCGCGGCGCCTCGGCATAGTCGGCCAGGCTTGCCAGGGCGTCACGCAGCGCCGACCACACCGCCATGCCGAGCATGAAGGGCGGCTCGCCCACGGCCTTGGAGCGGTAGATGCTGGCCATGGAGTTGGGGTGGCCCTCCATCAGCTTGACGTTGAACACCGGCGGCAGGTCGCCGTAGGTGGGGATCTTGTAGGTAGCGGGGCCGTCGGAGATCAGCCGGCCGGCGTCGTTCCACTTCAGCTCCTCGCTGGTCAGCCACCCCATGCCCTGGATGAAGCCGCCTTCCACCTGGCCGAGGTCGATGGCCGGGTTCAGCGAGTCGCCCACGTCGTGGAGGATATCGACCCGGTCGACCTGATACTCCCCGGTCAGGGTATCGACGCTGACCTCGGCCACGGCGGCGCCGAAGGCGTAGTAGTAGAAGGGGCGGCCCTGGCCGACGTTGCGGTCGTAGTGGATCAGCGGCGTGGCGTAGAAGCCCTTCTCCGAGAGCGAGATGCGGTTGAGGTAGGCCGCCTGGACCAGTTCGCCCCAGGGAATGCGCTGCTCGCTCTCGCCGTGACCGGCGACGAGATGGCCGGCTTCCAGGCGCATGTCTTCCCGGTCGAGGCCCTGATCCGGGTAGAGGTGCTCGTGGGCGAAGTCGAACAGGCGCTCCTTGAGTTTCACGCAGGCGTCACGAGCGGCCTGGCCGTTGAGGTCGGCGCCGCTTGAGGCCGCGGTGGGCGAGGTGTTGGGTACCTTGTCGGTACGCGTGGCGCTGATGCGTACCTCTGCGGTATCGAGGCCCAGTTCCCGGGCGGCCACCTGACAGATCTTGGTGTGCAGGCCCTGGCCCATCTCGGTGCCGCCGTGATTGATCATCACGCTACCGTCGGTATAGACGTGGAGCAGCGCGCCGGCCTGGTTCAGGTGCTTGGCGGTGAAGGAGATGCCGAACTTCACCGGCGTAAGCGCCAGGCCTTTCTTGACGATGGGGCTGTCGGCGTTGAACTCGGTGATGGCCCGGCGCCGTTCCCAGTAGTCGCTGCTGGTCTCGATCTGTTCGACCAGTGCCTTGAGCAGGGCGATCTGGTCGACATGCTGGCCGTAGTGGGTGGTCTGGCGGTCGGGGCGGTAGAAGTTGCGCTTGCGTACCGTCAGCGGGTCCTCGCCGATGCGCCGGGCGATATCGTCCATCGCCGCCTCGATCACCA
It contains:
- the aceF gene encoding dihydrolipoyllysine-residue acetyltransferase, whose amino-acid sequence is MAIQDIKVPDIGDFADVPIIQIHVQAGDSIQAEDPLITVESDKASMDVPAPKAGTVKEVKVKLGDSVSEGSTILTLEADGEAASPAAPSPSPDAEETKTPPPGATPSSPPTAAPSPGQIADFSRVHASPSARRLARELEGDLTRVPPTGLKGRVTQEDIRSFAKGGAPAAASASTGAPTAGGGLDLLPWPKVDFSKFGPVETQPLSRIKKISGANLHRNWVQIPHVTNHDEADITDLEAFRVQFNKANEKAGIKVSMLAFMIKAAVASLKQFPEFNASLDGDNLILKQYYHIGFAADTPNGLVVPVIRDADQKGVAEIAQEMGALAKLARDGKLKPDQMQGGCFTISSLGGIGGLYFTPIINAPEVAIMGVCRSYWKQVSPDGKQSEWRFVLPLSLSWDHRVIDGAAAARFNVHFANLLADMRRIIM
- the aceE gene encoding pyruvate dehydrogenase (acetyl-transferring), homodimeric type, producing MAFENYDDFDPQETREWQEAVDVVVERVGPERATYLLHKAVEEAYRTGAEAPDTTRTPYVNTIPPHKEAKLPGDEALLQRLIAYLRWNAMAMVVRANKKPAEPGGHIASYQSSAVMYEVGFNHFWQAPNESHGGDIIYVQGHCAPGIYARAFLEGRLTEEQLEKFRLEVDGKGISSYPHPYLMPDFWQVSTVSMGLGPIMAIYQARFMKYLHNRGLADTEGRKVWAFLGDGEMDEPQSQGAISLAHREKLDNLIFVINCNLQRLDGPVRGNSKIVQELEGNFRGAGWNVIKCLWGSGWDELLAKDTKGLLRKRMEECVDGEYQNFKVKGGGFIREHFFGKYPELKEMVAHMSDDDIYYKLIRGGHDPQKVYAAYHAAVNTTDKPSVLLMKTVKGYGMGEGGEGQNITHQKKKLGEDHLRHFHQRFDLPFSDEQVTKAAFFKPPEDSAEMQFLHGQRKALGGYLPQRQRNGDVLKAPPLDMFKQVLADTGERTMSTTMAVVRIMISLARDKTLGPRLTPIVADESRTFGMEGMFRQIGIYAPEGQKYVPMDAEEIMPYREDQKGQILQEGINEDGAMSSWIAVATSYSNHGVTMIPFYVYYSMFGFQRIGDLAWAAGDMLARGFLIGGTSGRTTLNGEGLQHQDGHSQLFAQFIPNCIAYDPTFHYEVAVIVRDGLKRMYEDQENVFYYITTLNENYHHPALPEGAEEGIIKGMYSLSKAKGKAKSPRVQLLGCGSILNEVIAAVDLLRDDWGVAADVWSCPSFNELARDGHAVKRWNRLHPGKRSRKSHVESCLEGTEGPVIASTDYIRMFAEQIRPFVPRRYEVLGTDGFGRSDSREALRRHFEVDRHYVTLAALQALVDEGKLKSGKVRDAIVKYGIDPEKPNPLYA
- a CDS encoding NADP-dependent malic enzyme — protein: MADDLRDSALNYHRFPRPGKLAIQAIKPMASQRDLSLAYSPGVAAACEEIERDPLMAAEYTARANLVAVVSNGTAVLGLGAIGALASKPVMEGKAVLFKKFADVDVFDIEIEERDPDKLIEIIAGLEATFGGINLEDIKAPECFEIERRLRERMKIPVFHDDQHGTAIVTGAALLNGLRVVGKELADIRLVCNGAGSAALACLDLAVALGVRKENILVCDRSGVIHTDRTEEMDTYKARYATRTEARTLADAMKGADVFFGLSAGGALKPEMVATMADRPLILAMANPTPEIMPEDAKAVRPDAVIATGRSDYPNQVNNVLCFPFIFRGALDCGATTINEEMKLATVKAIADMATTTVPETVAVAYGGQAMTFGPEYILPKPFAPRLIDTIPPAVAKAAMESGVAARPIADLDEYARTLSRLVYRSGNVMEPVFERARQNPLRLLYAEGEDERVLRAMEVCVSQHYAKPVLIGRRAVIEARIEELGLPVKPGVDFELIDAQESPDCTELASDYHKLMGRRGVHPEAAEKRVRSRATILASLLLRRGDVDAMIAGPVGTYHEHLDLVLDVIGLRDGVSTPASLQLLILERTTLFIADPFVNYNPDANQIAEITLLAAEQIRRFGITPRAALVSHSNFGSSDFDSAVKMRQALALIRERAPDLMVDGEMQADSALSTGVRGRILPDSLLDGEANLLIMPNLDAANIAFTALKVLGNGVSVGPILLGAAKPVHVLNRTVTARGIANMSAFAVVEAQTHQ
- a CDS encoding type II toxin-antitoxin system YhaV family toxin, which produces MYAYPLFLDQVESLTDKVERLELKDPAGYRSKSPTKRLAAIVKLALNDISQDPSLPQYRQGYTLEEEHSHWHRARLYAPRFR
- a CDS encoding DUF6998 domain-containing protein: MALTQMQIIQSLGEAMAWFERELNWGVPPTELRHLCGRIGELYAALITNGQMATEVNQQGYDVVSGEGERISVKTTARMGSGGHVTFNANSLSFVDRVIILRINTDEMQIETLLNAPVQEAISYMPEARGGKQHLPLRRLARKERPRNALKVLREVGFEGYMVRELENGSIEVEQDGVLLVPAKPVLRELARRLNLSLLNGNGNPLNTRQLGSFIIKNLSET